A single window of Nicotiana sylvestris chromosome 5, ASM39365v2, whole genome shotgun sequence DNA harbors:
- the LOC138869028 gene encoding uncharacterized protein: MAQIIRLRAQVPNNPIKSIRLDNAAEFSSQAFNDYCLSIGIKVEHHVAHVHTQNGLAEFLIKRLQLIARPLLMKMRFSASVWGHAILHAAMLNVPIRIDVPIGQSSSVIANESKARLKCGRPLGSKDRNPRKRKTNDQNDTRKESHEEIHNLINSEIHEESTEPETQENKELSINPIDIEIKLNRVDIVVDYVFAYNVASSIMQESKDLEPQPVGECRQRLDWPKWQEAIQSKLNSLAKREVFGPVVQTPNGVKPVGYKCVFVCKRNE, from the exons atggcacaaataattcgattacgggCGCAAGTTCCCaataatccaattaagtctattagacttgataatgctgctgagttttcatcccaagcatttaatgattattgcttatcaattgggataaaagtggaacatcaTGTAGcccatgttcacactcaaaatggccttgcagagtttttaattaaacgtctgcaattgatagcaagaccgttactcatgaaaaTGAGGTTTTCCGcttctgtttggggtcacgccattttgcatgcagcaatgcta aatgttccaatccgtattgatgtccctattggacaatcttctagtgtcatagctaatgagtcaaaagcacgcctaaaatgtggcagaccattaggttccaaagatcgaaatcctagaaaaaggaaaacaaatgatcaaaatgacactAGGAAAGAATCTCATGAAGAAATCCACAATTTAATAAATTCAGAGATTCATGAGGAATCCACTGAGCccgagactcaagaaaataaggaactatcaataaatccaatcgatattgagatAAAATTGAATCGAGTGGATATAGTTGTGgattatgtctttgcatataatgttgcatctagtATTATGCAAGAAAGtaaggatcttgaacctcaacctgttggagaatgtcgacaaagacttgattggccaaaatggcaagaagcaatccaatcaAAGCTGAACtcacttgcaaaacgtgaagtttttgggcctgtagtccaaacacctaatggtgttaagcctgttggctataaatgTGTTTTTGTATGCAAGAGGAATGAGtaa